DNA sequence from the Streptomyces sp. MST-110588 genome:
TCGGTCAGCTCCGGGCGGCCGGTCGACTCGCGCGGCGTACGCGAGACGATCTTGGTGCCCTTGGAGGAGTCGGCGACGGTCACCGCGAGCTGCTCGACCGTACCGGCGGCCGGAGCGGCCTCGGGGGCGGCGGAGTTGGGCTTGACGGTGATGACCGGAGTGCCCTTGGAGACACGGGACTTGGTGGTGAAGGACGCGGCGAACACGGACTGGGTGGCCACCGGGCCCTCGTCGCCGGCCTCCAGGTCGACGGCGTCGGTGATGATGCCGGAGCCGATACGGACCGCGAGGCGGGCCGCGATCTCCTTGCCCTCCACGGAGGACGGCAGCAGCACGGCGGCCGGGGACACGGCCTCGTACGCGGCCTGGAGCGCGTCGACCTTCGGCGCGACCAGGTACTCGGTGAACTCCGGGGCATCGGCGGTCAGGACCTTGACCGCGCCGTGCTCGGCGAGCACGGGGGCGGCGGTGTCCGCGCCGGCGCCGAGGTGCACGGCCACGGGCTCGCCGATGCGGCGGGCGAGGGTGAGCAGTTCGAGGGTGGGCTTGCGGACGGCGCCGTCCACGTGGTCGACGTAGACAAGGACTTCAGCCATGGGATTGCTCTCCTGCGGGAAAAATACGGGCGGTTGGGGTGCTCGTACGCGTACGCGTCGGCGGGCTCAGATGAACTTCTGGCCCGCGAGGTACTCGGCGAGCTGCTTGCCGCCCTCGCCCTCGTCCTTGACGACCGTGCCCGCCGTACGGGCCGGGCGCTCGGCCGCGTCCTCGACCTTGGTCCAGGCGCCTTCGAGGCCGACCTCGTCCGCCTCGATCTCCAGGTCTTCCAGGTCCAGGGTCTCCACCGGCTTCTTCTTGGCGGCCATGATGCCCTTGAAGGAGGGGTAGCGGGCCTCGCCGGACTGGTCGGTCACCGACACGACGGCCGGCAGCGACGCCTCAAGCTGCTCGCTGGCGGTGTCGCCGTCGCGACGGCCCTTGACCACGCCGTTCTCGACGGAGACCGCGGAGAGCTGGGTCACCTGCGGTACGTTCAGGCGCTCGGCGAGCAGCGCGGGCAGCACACCCATGGAGCCGTCGGTGGAGGCCATGCCGCAGACGACCAGGTCGTAGCCGGTCTTCTCGATGGCCTTGGCGAGCACGAGAGAGGTGCCCAGCGCGTCGGTGCCGTGCAGGTCGTCGTCCTCGACGTGGACACCCTTGTCGGCGCCCATGGACAGCGCCTTGCGCAGCGCGTCGCTAGCGTCCTCGGGACCGACGGTCAGGACCGTGATCTCCGCGTCGTCGGCCGCCTCCTTGATCTGCAGGGCCTGCTCGACCGCGTACTCGTCGAGCTCCGAGAGCAGGCCGTCCACGTCGTCGCGGTCGACGGTCAGGTCCTCGGCGAAGTGCCGGTCGCCGGTGGCGTCGGGCACGTACTTCACACAGACAACGATCCTCAGGCTCACGCCGGCTCTCCTACCTGCTTCGACTCTTCCGAACTGCCTTGTGGTGGCAGCATAGGCGCCTGTTGGGGCGGCTTCCGGCCGGATACGTTCCCCGCGCCGACCGAAATATTACTCGCCAGTACACCCACCCCATTCCCCGGAAGCAAGGCCGTTGAACTGTGACCTTGCCAACGGCCTTCTTCCGGGTGGCAGCGGGCGGCGCGCGGAACCTCTCAGTCGCGCAGCGCGTTGAAGCGCCCCTGGTGGTACAGGAGCGGACGGCCGCCGCCCGTCGGGTCGCCGGCGACGGCCTGGGCGAGCACGATCCGGTGGTCACCGGCCGGGACCCGGGCCAGGACCTTGCACACCAGCCAGGCCAGTACGCCGTCCAGGACCGGTACGCCTTCGGGGCCGCGGCGCCAGGAAGTGGGCGCCGCGAAACGGTCGGCGCCGCTGCGCGCGAAGGTGACCGCCAGCTCCTCCTGGTGCTCGCCGAGTATGTGGACGCCGATGTGCTCGGCCTCGGAGACGGCGGGCCAACTGGAGGAACCCGTACTGATGCCGAAGGAGATCAGCGGAGGTTCGGCGGCGACGGAGGTCAGGGAGGTGGCGGTGAAGCCGACGGGGCGCGAGCCGTGGGCGGTGATCACCGCGACACCCGCCGCGTGCCGCCGGAAGACGGAGCGCAGAAGATCGGGGGTGTGGGGAACGCGCGGGGCGTGCGGGTCACGTGAGGCATCGGGGGCATCGGGAACGCCCGAGGCCCCGGAGACCTCAGGGACATCCGGGGCATCGCCGACACCGGCGGCCGTACGGGCAGGGCCGGCACAGGCCGCGGCGGGAGAGGGCGTGCCGGGATCGGGCGAGGCCGTCATGGAGCTGCTGTCCTTCTGCTGGGGTGTACGGGCCGGGGCCGAGCCACCGGCAGGGGTGCCGCCCGCGGCTGCGGGGCCGGAGCCGGCGGCACGGCTGCCGCGGGCCGGGCGATCGCCGCTCACACGCCCGGACGGCGCGCGCTCGCAGTAGGCACGAGATCCGCGTGAGCGCGCCGGTGGAGAAGGAAGCCCGGCCGCATCACGTCGGACTGACGACGCGCGCCGCGCACCGTCAAGGTCGGCCCCGTCAACTGGGAGATCCATCACGGACCGCGGCGCCGAGGGCCGCGATGACGTCGGCCCGGCGCGGCTGACCGGCCGCGCGGCGTACGACCGTGCCGTCCGCGTCCAGGACCAGCACGGTCGGGGTGCGCGCCACCTCCAGCGCACGGACGAGTTCCAGCCGTGCCTCGGCGTCGATCTCGACGTGCGCGACACCGGGCACCATGTCCGCCACGTCGGCCAGGGTGCGCCGGGTGGCCCGGCAGGGCTGGCAGAAGGCACTGGAGAACTGCACCAGCGTCGCCCGTGCCCCCAGCTCCGCGCCGATCTCCTCGGCCCCCAGCCGCATCACACCCCGCTCCTCTTCCTTCCGTCCGTCCTGTCCCGGCACCCTCAACTCTCCCATCCCCCGCGCCCCGGCCGGCTCCGTTCGTCCTTCTCTCCGGGAGTACAGCGCCCGACACGCCCCACGGATTCCCGCCCCCTATGTCATATCCTCCCCCTCCTCCATCTTGCTTATGGCGGCTCGATGACGACCACAGCACCGCTATCAAAGGCCACGCCCCCGTTACCTCTCGGGACGCGAGGTGTACCTTCTGCTGCGGAGGCAATGCACCGGTGTGCCGCATACGTGACGAGAATCTCCCGGCCGCAGCAGCCCCCGCAGTGGCCCGCGGGCCCGCGATCGGGCACGATCTCCCGAAAGCCGCATACCTACGGCCGCGTAACTTTTTGCCGGGAGAACCCTCCCCAGGCATACAGAAGGGGTCCCCCGACATGGCAGAGCTGGTCTACCCGCCCGTCATCGCCGCCGCCCGCACTGCCTTCAAGGCGCTCGACCTGAAGTTCGACATAGCGGGGTCCGACCACATCCCGCGGCGGGGCGGCGCGGTGCTGGTGAGCAACCACATCGGCTACCTGGACTTCGTCTTCTGCGGCCTGGCGGCCCGGCCCGCCAAGCGCCTGGTGCGCTTCATGGCGAAGGAGTCGGTGTTCCGGCACAAGGTGTCGGGGCCGCTGATGCGCGCGATGAAGCACATCCCGGTGGACCGGGCGCAGGGCATGCACGCCTACAAGCACGCCCTGTCCGCACTGCGCTCGGGCGAGATCATCGGAGTCTTCCCCGAAGCGACGATCTCCGAATCCTTCACCCTGAAGAACTTCAAGTCGGGCGCGGCACGGCTGGCCCAGGAGGCCGGCGTACCGCTGCTGCCGATGGCGCTGTGGGGCACGCAGCGGCTGTGGACCAAGGGCCACAAGCGCGACCTGGGCCGCAACCACTACCCGATCACGATCCGGGTGGGCGAGCCGATGGAAGCCCCGCAGGACGAACAGGCGGAGAAGATCACCGACCGGCTGCGGGCCCGCGTCCAGGACCTCCTGGAAGCCGCCCAGCGCGCCTACCCCGTACGCCCCAAGGGCCCGGACGACACCTGGTGGATCCCCGCCCACCTCGGCGGCACCGCCCCCGCCCCGGGCACGGCGGGCTGAGCACGCCACCGCTCGGTGGATCACGGCCCGGCCCCGGCGGGGTGCTGTGAGGAAGTCGCCTCCTGGCCCGGGAACGCGGACGTTGCTGGACGTGCTCTTTGACATCACTGCGGACGGGACCGGTACGGACGGGCGTCCCGCGCATCCGTCACGGGCGCCGGCGCAAGCCCCTGCGAAAGTTCTGGCGGGCGATGTCAAGACGGCGGCAGCGGCTCCGACCAACAGGTCGAAGGGCCCGGCCGGGGCCCGCGGAACACGAGGAGTACGCGATGAAGTTCCTGATCAGCATGCACATCAACCCGGATGTCCTGGACGCGCTGACCGACGAGGAGAAGGCGGCGATCGGTGACGGCCACGGCGCGTTCATCGAGGCGCTCAAGAGCAGCGGCGAGCTGATCACCACACAGGCGCTGGTCGACCCGTCCCAGGCCGCCGTGGTGTCCGTACGAGGCGGCCGGCCGGTGGTGACCGACGGTCCTTTCCTGGAGTCCAAGGAGTACCTGGGCGGCTTCTACCTGATCGATTGTGAGAACAAGGAGCGGGCCATCGAGTTGGCGACGCGGATCCCGGACACCGCGATCGAGGGTCTGGGGGTCGAGGTGCGGCAGGTGATGTTCGCTGACGGACAGTTGGAGGCATGACAGCAGCACCAGCCGTCGAGGACCTGCTGCGTGCGCTGACGCCGCAGGTCCTGAGCACGTTGGTACGCCGGCACGGCCAGTTCGAAGGGTGTGAGGACGCCGTACAGGAGGCCGCCCTGGCCGCCACCGTGCAGTGGCCGGCGCAGGGAGTCCCGGACAACCCGCGCGGCTGGCTGACGACGGTCGCCTCCCGGCGGCTCATCGACCAGATGCGCAGCGACCACGCGCGCCGCGAGCGGGAGGCGACCACGGCCACCGAAGTGGTGCCCGAGGAGGTGCCGGACACCGACGACACGCTCGTCCTGCTGTTCCTGTGCTGCCATCCGACGCTGACCGCGGCCTCCCAGATCGCTCTGACGCTGCGGGCGGTCGGCGGCCTGACCACGGCCGAGATCGCCCGCGCGTTCCTGGTGCCGCAGGCCACGATGGCGGCCCGGATCAGCCGGGCCAAGCAGCGCATCAAGGCCGCCGGCAGCTCCTTCGCCCTGCCGGACGGCGCGGAGCACGAGGAGCGGCTACGGGCCGTCCTGCACGTGCTCTATCTGATCTTCAACGAGGGCTACACCGCTTCCTCGGGCAGCGCGTTGCACCGCGCCGACCTCGCACGCGAGGCGATCCGGCTGGCCAGGATGGTGCATGCGCAACTGCCCGAGGACGGCGAGGTGACCGGGCTGCTCGCGCTGATGCTGCTGACCCACGCCCGCCGCACGGCACGTACGACGGCGGCCGGTGACCTGGTGCCGCTGGACGAGCAGGACCGTACGCGATGGGACCGCGAGCTGATCGACGAGGGGCTGGAACTGGTCAAGGTGTCGCTGGCCGGCCCGGCACTGGGTCCTTACCAACTCCAGGCCGCCATCGCCGCCACGCACGCCGACGCGGCCACGGCCCAGGAGACCAACTGGCCGCAGGTACACGCCCTTTACCTGATCCTGGAACGGATCGCGCCGAACCCGATGGTCACCCTGAACCGGGCGATCGCACTCGCCGAGATCCAGGGCCCGTCGGCCGGGCTGGCCCTGCTGTCCGTACTGGACAGCGACGAGCGGATGGCCGGGCATCACCGGCTGCTGTCCGTACGGGCGCATCTGCTGGAGAAAGCCGGCGACGCGGCCGGGGCGTACGAACTCTACCGGCGCGCCGCGAAGTCGACCGCCAGCCTCGCCGAACAGCGCTATCTGCAGTCCCGGGCCGGCCGCGTGCGGCCGACGGCCTGACGTCCAAGCTTCCGCTGGGGCAGCTCGCGGAACGCTGTCCCTCGCTGCTGCCTGCGGAGTGGGTTCCGTTTGCTTCAGGGAGGCTGACAGCGCGGCGACCGGCGGCGCCAAGGGCGCATCGGTACGCATGGAAGGGTGACGGTCGTCAGGGGCGCGCGGTGCAGCGCGGTCGGAAATCCGGTCGGGCTGCCGGCCGTCGGCCGTGGACCGTGGGGCATTCGTGCTGCGTGGGTGTGCAGATGGAGGTCGACGTCCGGGGCCCGGTGGCGTGATGACCTGCCGCGTTGGCGAACGTACCGGGCGCACAAGACGCCGGCCGGTGGCAGGGGTGGGGTGGTGCGCGGGGCCGGGTGGCGGCGGCGGATGCGCTCTGCGGGGTGGACCGCGTGTGCGCGGCGGGAGTGCTGGGGGGCGTTACTCCGTGCGCCGCCGGAACGGGGTTGCCAGGGGCCGGGCTTTGCGGTGCTCTCGAATGGGCCTGTTCGAGTGCGCTGCCGGCCGGGGAACCACCGGGGCCACCGCGGCGCGGGCCTGGCGGGGGAAGCCACATCGTGCGTCGGTGCCGGGGCTTCCCCTGCCGGAAAACGCGGGGAGCCTCCTGCGTCAGATACCCGCCTACCCGTCCTCGGCGCTCTCAGGGGGACCCTCGCCCTTTGTCCGCGGCGCCGCTGAGCCCGCTGCGTTTCCGGCCCGCGTACCGGAGCCGGATACCAGCACCGTGACCACCCGCCCCGGCTGACACCCAGCGCGAAGGAGACGAGCATGACCCGACGTACCGGCATCACCCGGTCCCTGACGAACATCGTCGATGACATCAAAGACCTGCTCGACGACGCCCTCGACAGTGTCGGCGACCTCGAACACGACACCCGCGACTCGCTGAGCAGGACCCTGTGCCCGGAGCGCGGCCGGCGCTCACAGCGCCGCCACGGTCCGGACCCCGATGACGCCGTCGGACAGGTCGAGTTGACCGCGCTGTGGACCAGGCTGGGCCAGATCGAGGAACTGCTGCGCCAGCAGCAGACCGCCGCCGCCCCGGACAGCGCCAAGGCGGCGGGCGCCTCGGGGCGGGCTCCGAAGACCTCCTCGTGACACCAGCAGGCGGCCCGCCCAACAGGTGCGCACATTCGCACCCGACCGCACCGGGGAGGCACCGCTGTTCCGAGGTCAGTGAGGTGAACGAACGCGGGAGGAGGCGGACGCCCGGTCGGGGCGCCTGGAGCCCGAGCTTTCCCCTTCCGAGTGATCAGAGCGAACCAGTCCAGAAAGGAACGGACCCGCCATGACTGTCCTGGACGAGGCGCACACCGTTGTCCGCGCCTACAGCACCACCTGGTACGACCCGGTGGTCAGCATGCCACCCGGGCTGAACGAAGCCACCACAGCCGCGTACCTATGTATGCGCGGCATCGACGAGATCGAGGACCACCCCGCTCTGGAAGGCACCGTCAAAGCCACCCTGCTGCGGGACATATCCGCGCTGTGGCAATCCCGCTCCACGGAGGACGACTTCACCACGCTGCTGTCTCCGCACCACCAACTGCCCGAGGTGACCCGCCGCCTGGGTCAATGGTCGGACCTGGCCCCGTCCGACATCGCCCCACGCGTACTGGAGACCTTCGCCACCATGGCCGACCGCATGGCCGACTGGGCCGAGGCCGACTTCGCCATCCACACCGAACAGGACTTCAACCGCTACACCTACGCCGTCGCCGGCACCCTCGTCCTGATGCTGTCCGATCTGTGGGCCTGGCACGACGGCACCCGCACCGACCGCACCCACGGCATCGCCTACGGCCGTGCCCTCCAGGCCGTCAACATCCTCATCGACCGCGACACCGACATCACTCGTGATGTCGACTTCTGGCCCGATCACTGGCAGCGCTCCCACCTGGCCGCCTACTGCCGTACGGAACTCGCCCAGGCCGACCTGTACGTGGCCGCGCTGTCCCCCGGCCCCGCCCGGGCCTTCTGCCAACAGCCGCTCGCCCGTGCTCACCGCGCACTGGACAGCGCCTGCTGCACCACCCCCTCACGCAATGGCGGCCCCGTATGAGCGACGCCAACAGCAGGGACGCCGACACCAGGGACGCCAACAGCGACGCCAACGGCAGAGCGGAACCGCCGGTCGAAGACCCCGGCTCCCTGGTCGTGCCGGCCCTCTCGTTTCCGTTCCCCGCCCGCCTGCACCCGGACGCCGACGCGCTGGAACAACGTCTGCTCGACTGGATGCGCACCCATCATCTGGACCGGTCGGGCGCCGAGGTGACCGCCCGTGGACAGCAGATGGTCGGCCGGGCCGGCGCCTGGCTGTGTCCGACCGGGCCCATCGACCGGGTCACCCTGGCGTGCTACACGGTCCTGTGGATGGCCACGCTCGACGACCGGCTCAGCGAACCCGCTGCCCGCACGGGCGAGCTGACCGCACTCGCCCATCACTGGCTCGCCTTCGACCGCATCTTGATGAGGGACCCCCACCACCGAACCCGAAGCGCACTGGAGAGTGCCTTGCACGACCTGTGGCAGCGTCTGTCCACTGTGGCCGGCCCCGGACAACTCGCCCGCCTGCACCAGGCCATC
Encoded proteins:
- a CDS encoding YciI family protein → MKFLISMHINPDVLDALTDEEKAAIGDGHGAFIEALKSSGELITTQALVDPSQAAVVSVRGGRPVVTDGPFLESKEYLGGFYLIDCENKERAIELATRIPDTAIEGLGVEVRQVMFADGQLEA
- a CDS encoding DUF6596 domain-containing protein, which codes for MTAAPAVEDLLRALTPQVLSTLVRRHGQFEGCEDAVQEAALAATVQWPAQGVPDNPRGWLTTVASRRLIDQMRSDHARREREATTATEVVPEEVPDTDDTLVLLFLCCHPTLTAASQIALTLRAVGGLTTAEIARAFLVPQATMAARISRAKQRIKAAGSSFALPDGAEHEERLRAVLHVLYLIFNEGYTASSGSALHRADLAREAIRLARMVHAQLPEDGEVTGLLALMLLTHARRTARTTAAGDLVPLDEQDRTRWDRELIDEGLELVKVSLAGPALGPYQLQAAIAATHADAATAQETNWPQVHALYLILERIAPNPMVTLNRAIALAEIQGPSAGLALLSVLDSDERMAGHHRLLSVRAHLLEKAGDAAGAYELYRRAAKSTASLAEQRYLQSRAGRVRPTA
- a CDS encoding squalene/phytoene synthase family protein, producing the protein MTVLDEAHTVVRAYSTTWYDPVVSMPPGLNEATTAAYLCMRGIDEIEDHPALEGTVKATLLRDISALWQSRSTEDDFTTLLSPHHQLPEVTRRLGQWSDLAPSDIAPRVLETFATMADRMADWAEADFAIHTEQDFNRYTYAVAGTLVLMLSDLWAWHDGTRTDRTHGIAYGRALQAVNILIDRDTDITRDVDFWPDHWQRSHLAAYCRTELAQADLYVAALSPGPARAFCQQPLARAHRALDSACCTTPSRNGGPV
- a CDS encoding flavin reductase family protein gives rise to the protein MRSVFRRHAAGVAVITAHGSRPVGFTATSLTSVAAEPPLISFGISTGSSSWPAVSEAEHIGVHILGEHQEELAVTFARSGADRFAAPTSWRRGPEGVPVLDGVLAWLVCKVLARVPAGDHRIVLAQAVAGDPTGGGRPLLYHQGRFNALRD
- a CDS encoding electron transfer flavoprotein subunit beta/FixA family protein, with the protein product MSLRIVVCVKYVPDATGDRHFAEDLTVDRDDVDGLLSELDEYAVEQALQIKEAADDAEITVLTVGPEDASDALRKALSMGADKGVHVEDDDLHGTDALGTSLVLAKAIEKTGYDLVVCGMASTDGSMGVLPALLAERLNVPQVTQLSAVSVENGVVKGRRDGDTASEQLEASLPAVVSVTDQSGEARYPSFKGIMAAKKKPVETLDLEDLEIEADEVGLEGAWTKVEDAAERPARTAGTVVKDEGEGGKQLAEYLAGQKFI
- a CDS encoding thioredoxin family protein encodes the protein MRLGAEEIGAELGARATLVQFSSAFCQPCRATRRTLADVADMVPGVAHVEIDAEARLELVRALEVARTPTVLVLDADGTVVRRAAGQPRRADVIAALGAAVRDGSPS
- a CDS encoding electron transfer flavoprotein subunit alpha/FixB family protein, coding for MAEVLVYVDHVDGAVRKPTLELLTLARRIGEPVAVHLGAGADTAAPVLAEHGAVKVLTADAPEFTEYLVAPKVDALQAAYEAVSPAAVLLPSSVEGKEIAARLAVRIGSGIITDAVDLEAGDEGPVATQSVFAASFTTKSRVSKGTPVITVKPNSAAPEAAPAAGTVEQLAVTVADSSKGTKIVSRTPRESTGRPELTEAAIVVSGGRGVNGAENFPLIEALADSLGAAVGASRAAVDAGWYPHTNQVGQTGKSVSPQLYIAAGISGAIQHRAGMQTSKTIVAINKDAEAPIFDLVDYGVVGDLFDVVPALTEEVKSRKG
- a CDS encoding lysophospholipid acyltransferase family protein; its protein translation is MAELVYPPVIAAARTAFKALDLKFDIAGSDHIPRRGGAVLVSNHIGYLDFVFCGLAARPAKRLVRFMAKESVFRHKVSGPLMRAMKHIPVDRAQGMHAYKHALSALRSGEIIGVFPEATISESFTLKNFKSGAARLAQEAGVPLLPMALWGTQRLWTKGHKRDLGRNHYPITIRVGEPMEAPQDEQAEKITDRLRARVQDLLEAAQRAYPVRPKGPDDTWWIPAHLGGTAPAPGTAG